From the Bacillus sp. FJAT-22090 genome, the window TAAAAATTGTAAAAGTAGATGTAGATGAAAACCAAGCAACTGCAAGTCAATTTGGCATCATGTCTATCCCAACTTTAGTATTATTTAAAGATGGGCAACCAGTAGACAAAGCAGTTGGTTTCCAACCAAAAGAAGCATTAGTTCAATTTGTAGAAAAAAACGCATAATATTAAACCGGGTGTCCTGAATGGTGCCCGGTTTTTTTAAACAGGTGATAATATGAATGATTTGATTCAGCAGAAGTGTGCAATTTTACCAGATCAACCTGGTTGTTATTTAATGAAGGATCGACAAGGTACTATTATTTATGTCGGTAAAGCTAAGATACTAAAAAATCGTGTGCGTTCTTATTTTACTGGATCTCACGATGGAAAAACCCAAAGACTTGTTCAAGAAATAGTTGACTTCGAATATATCGTTACATCGTCTGAATTAGAAGCATTAATACTCGAGCTTCATCTTATTAAAAAACATGACCCAAAGTATAATATCATGCTAAAGGACGATAAGACGTACCCATACATTAAAATTACAGCTGAAAAGAACCCTAAACTTATTATTACAAGACAGGTTAAAAAAGATAAAGGGAAATATTTTGGCCCCTATCCTAATTCTCACGCCGCTCATGAAACAAAAAAGCTATTGGACAGATTATATCCATTACGTAAATGTCAGAAAATGCCTAATCGTGTTTGCCTATATTATCACATGGGACAATGTCTAGCACCATGCGTGAAAAAAATAGAGGAATCCACTTATAACGAAATAATTCAAGAGATATCTAGCTTCTTAAATGGCGGACATACAACTGTGAAGAATAATCTGACGGAAAAAATGAATGCTGCTGCCGAAAGTTTAGAATTTGAGCGTGCTAAGGAATATCGAGATCAAATATCTCATATTGAACAAGTGATGGAAAAACAAAAAATGACAATGAATGACTTTACTAGTCGAGATGTATTTGGGTATTCCGTTGACAAAGGATGGATGTGTGTCCAAGTATTCTTTGTTCGACAAGGGAAGTTAATCGAAAGGGATGTTTCTTTATTTCCTATTTATCGTGATCCCGAGGAAGAGTTTCTAACATTTTTAGGTCAGTTTTATGCAAAACCAGAACATATCAAGCCAAGAGAAATTTTTGTGCCAAATAGTACAGATTTGCATTTAGCAACTGAATTACTAGAAATGAAAGTCATAATACCTCAAAAAGGAACCAAAAAGAATTTAGTAGATCTCGCAGAGAAAAATGCAGTGTTGGCTTTGAATGAGAAATTTCATCTTATTGAGAGACAAGAAGAACGTACTATTGGTGCTGTAGAAGAATTAGGCGACTTAATGGGTATCGCAATTCCAAGTCGAATTGAAGCTTTTGATAATTCGCATATACATGGAACGGATGCAGTATCAGCAATGGTTGTTTTTGTAGATGGTAGAGCATATAAAAAAGATTATCGAAAATATAAAACAAGAACAGCTGCCAAACATGATGATTATGGAGCGATGCGTGAAGTAGTAAGAAGAAGATACACGAGAGTTTTAAAAGAAAACTTGCCTTTGCCTGATTTAATCATTATTGATGGTGGAAAAGGTCAAATAGAGGCTGCACGAGAGGTTATCGAAGATGAATTAGGATTAGATATTCCCATTGCAGGTCTTGCGAAAGATGGAAAACATCAAACTTCCCAGTTGTTATTTGGAGATCCAATGGAAATTATAGCGATGAAACGAACAAGTGAAGCGTTTTACCTATTACAGCGAATACAAGATGAAGTACATCGTTTTGCAATTACATTTCATCGACAACAGCGTGGA encodes:
- the uvrC gene encoding excinuclease ABC subunit UvrC; its protein translation is MNDLIQQKCAILPDQPGCYLMKDRQGTIIYVGKAKILKNRVRSYFTGSHDGKTQRLVQEIVDFEYIVTSSELEALILELHLIKKHDPKYNIMLKDDKTYPYIKITAEKNPKLIITRQVKKDKGKYFGPYPNSHAAHETKKLLDRLYPLRKCQKMPNRVCLYYHMGQCLAPCVKKIEESTYNEIIQEISSFLNGGHTTVKNNLTEKMNAAAESLEFERAKEYRDQISHIEQVMEKQKMTMNDFTSRDVFGYSVDKGWMCVQVFFVRQGKLIERDVSLFPIYRDPEEEFLTFLGQFYAKPEHIKPREIFVPNSTDLHLATELLEMKVIIPQKGTKKNLVDLAEKNAVLALNEKFHLIERQEERTIGAVEELGDLMGIAIPSRIEAFDNSHIHGTDAVSAMVVFVDGRAYKKDYRKYKTRTAAKHDDYGAMREVVRRRYTRVLKENLPLPDLIIIDGGKGQIEAAREVIEDELGLDIPIAGLAKDGKHQTSQLLFGDPMEIIAMKRTSEAFYLLQRIQDEVHRFAITFHRQQRGKHTIASSLDGIEGIGPKRKTLLLKHFGSIKKMQAASKEEFMEAGLPEKLADIMIAHFQKKLLSSE
- the trxA gene encoding thioredoxin, whose amino-acid sequence is MAIVHGTDQTFSQEVEKGLVLVDFWATWCGPCKMIAPVLEEMDAEMSDKVKIVKVDVDENQATASQFGIMSIPTLVLFKDGQPVDKAVGFQPKEALVQFVEKNA